In Streptomyces sp. NBC_01717, one DNA window encodes the following:
- a CDS encoding ABC transporter ATP-binding protein, with protein MTDSTGEKSTGGQGGTAVAEDPARGPMVRIEDLHRSYGSGAGAVHALRGISFDVPRGELVALKGRSGSGKTTLLNLVGGLDSPDRGRITVDGTDLSELGEDGLLELRRDRIGFIFQSFGLIPILTAAENVGVPMRLRKADPREREDRVALLLSLVGLGDHGAQRPGELSGGQQQRVAIARALANRPALLIADEPTGQLDAETGLAVMELLRAVVRSEGVTALVATHDAQLLGLADRVLELRDGLVAEQHA; from the coding sequence ATGACCGACAGCACCGGCGAAAAGAGCACGGGCGGGCAGGGCGGCACGGCGGTCGCCGAGGACCCGGCCCGCGGGCCGATGGTCCGCATCGAGGACCTGCACCGCTCGTACGGAAGCGGCGCGGGCGCCGTCCACGCGCTGCGCGGGATCTCCTTCGACGTGCCGCGCGGTGAACTCGTCGCACTCAAGGGGCGCTCAGGCTCCGGCAAGACGACCCTGCTGAACCTGGTCGGCGGCCTCGACAGCCCCGACCGCGGCCGGATCACCGTCGACGGCACGGACCTTTCCGAGCTCGGCGAGGACGGGCTGCTGGAGCTGCGCCGGGACCGGATCGGCTTCATCTTCCAGTCGTTCGGCCTGATCCCGATCCTGACCGCCGCGGAGAACGTCGGCGTACCGATGCGGCTGCGCAAGGCGGACCCGCGCGAGCGGGAGGACCGGGTGGCGTTGCTGCTCTCCCTGGTCGGGCTCGGCGACCACGGTGCGCAGCGACCCGGGGAGCTCTCCGGCGGCCAGCAGCAGCGCGTCGCCATCGCTCGTGCGCTCGCCAACCGGCCCGCGCTGCTGATCGCGGACGAGCCGACGGGACAGCTCGACGCGGAGACGGGGCTCGCCGTGATGGAGCTGTTGCGGGCGGTGGTGCGGAGCGAGGGGGTGACCGCGTTGGTGGCGACGCACGATGCGCAGTTGCTGGGGCTGGCGGACCGGGTGCTGGAGCTGAGGGACGGGCTTGTCGCCGAGCAGCACGCGTAG
- a CDS encoding potassium-transporting ATPase subunit C: MNNSAGNTVRLLWAGLRALLVLTIVCGVIYPLAVTGVAQGILPGKANGSEITANGKVVGSELIGQRYDLPLKKGEETAAPDLKWFQPRPSNGLGSNSVNTQYKLILSGATNRSGDNKDLIDWVTAAKAAVVKDNSVPGHAVSPSAVPADAVTSSGSGLDPDISPQYAQLQVRRVAERNHLGVDQVEKLVEQHTDGRTLGFVGEPRVNVLKLNIALKELVNGG; encoded by the coding sequence ATGAACAACTCCGCAGGAAACACCGTTCGGCTGCTCTGGGCCGGGCTGCGCGCCCTGCTCGTCCTGACGATCGTCTGCGGCGTGATCTACCCGCTCGCCGTCACCGGTGTCGCCCAGGGCATCCTCCCGGGCAAGGCCAACGGGTCCGAGATCACGGCGAACGGCAAGGTCGTCGGCTCCGAACTCATCGGCCAGCGCTACGACCTGCCGCTGAAGAAGGGCGAGGAGACCGCGGCCCCGGACCTCAAGTGGTTCCAGCCGCGCCCGTCCAACGGCCTCGGCAGCAACAGCGTCAACACCCAGTACAAGCTGATCCTTTCCGGTGCGACCAACCGGTCCGGCGACAACAAGGACCTGATCGACTGGGTCACCGCCGCCAAGGCCGCCGTGGTCAAGGACAACTCCGTGCCCGGCCACGCGGTCAGCCCCTCGGCCGTGCCGGCCGACGCCGTCACCTCCTCCGGTTCCGGTCTCGACCCGGACATCTCCCCGCAGTACGCACAGCTCCAGGTACGCCGCGTCGCCGAGCGGAACCACCTCGGCGTCGACCAGGTGGAGAAGCTGGTGGAACAGCACACCGACGGCCGGACCCTCGGTTTCGTGGGGGAGCCCCGGGTCAACGTCCTGAAGCTCAACATCGCACTCAAGGAGCTGGTGAACGGGGGTTGA
- the kdpB gene encoding potassium-transporting ATPase subunit KdpB, which yields MTTRIEKQEDIVSTTTPTRAPHSDVPTGHKDEGRVGAGLFDPKQLLKSFPDAVRKLDPRVMIKSPVMFVVLVGSVVTTVLAAMDPTDWFGWAIAAWLWLTTIFANLAEAVAEGRGKAQADTLRKAKTDTVARRLSKDGRTEEQVPGTDLRIGDLVVCEAGDIIPGDGDVVEGVASVDESAITGESAPVIRESGGDRSAVTGGTKVLSDRVVIKVTTKPGETFIDRMISLVEGASRQKTPNEIALNILLASLTIVFLLAVVTLQPFAIYAGAKQSMIVLTALLVCLIPTTIGALLSAIGIAGMDRLVQRNVLAMSGRAVEAAGDVSTLLLDKTGTITLGNRQAAEFVPVKGTTEAELADAAQLSSLADETPEGRSVVVLAKDKYGLRERHQGELVGADWVGFTAQTRMSGVDVEGRRIRKGATGSVVAWVEERGGTVSPDARTLTDRISQAGGTPLLVAVDDEQGARVLGVIHLKDVVKEGMRERFDELRRMGIRTVMITGDNPLTAKAIAEEAGVDDFLAEATPEDKMALIKREQAGGKLVAMTGDGTNDAPALAQADVGVAMNTGTSAAKEAGNMVDLDSNPTKLIEIVEIGKQLLITRGALTTFSIANDVAKYFAIIPAMFAVVYPGLDKLNIMQLSSPESAILSAVIFNALIIIALVPLALKGVRYRPSSADSMLRRNIGIYGLGGLVAPFIGIKIIDLLISLIPGIG from the coding sequence ATGACCACTCGAATAGAGAAGCAAGAGGACATCGTGTCCACGACTACTCCCACTCGGGCGCCGCACAGCGACGTGCCCACGGGGCACAAGGATGAAGGGCGTGTCGGCGCAGGTCTGTTCGACCCGAAGCAGCTGCTCAAATCCTTCCCCGACGCGGTACGCAAGCTCGACCCCCGGGTGATGATCAAGTCGCCGGTGATGTTCGTGGTGCTGGTCGGTTCGGTGGTCACCACCGTTCTGGCCGCCATGGACCCGACCGACTGGTTCGGCTGGGCGATCGCCGCGTGGCTCTGGCTCACCACGATCTTCGCCAATCTGGCGGAGGCGGTCGCCGAGGGCCGTGGCAAGGCTCAGGCCGACACGCTGCGCAAGGCCAAGACCGACACCGTCGCGCGCCGGCTGTCCAAGGACGGCAGGACCGAGGAGCAGGTGCCCGGCACCGATCTGCGCATCGGTGACCTGGTGGTCTGCGAGGCGGGCGACATCATCCCCGGCGACGGTGACGTCGTCGAGGGTGTCGCCAGCGTCGACGAGTCGGCCATCACCGGGGAGTCGGCGCCGGTCATCCGGGAGTCGGGTGGCGACCGCTCGGCCGTGACCGGTGGTACGAAGGTGCTCTCCGACCGCGTCGTCATCAAGGTCACCACCAAGCCGGGTGAGACGTTCATCGACCGGATGATCAGTCTGGTCGAGGGTGCCTCCCGGCAGAAGACGCCCAACGAGATCGCGCTGAACATCCTGCTCGCGTCCCTGACCATCGTCTTCCTGCTCGCGGTCGTCACCCTGCAGCCGTTCGCGATCTACGCGGGTGCCAAGCAGTCGATGATCGTGCTGACCGCCCTGCTGGTGTGTCTGATCCCGACCACGATCGGCGCGCTGCTCTCCGCGATCGGTATCGCGGGCATGGACCGCCTCGTCCAGCGCAATGTGCTCGCCATGTCGGGACGCGCCGTCGAGGCCGCCGGCGATGTGTCGACGCTGCTGCTCGACAAGACCGGCACGATCACGCTCGGCAACCGGCAGGCCGCCGAGTTCGTACCCGTCAAGGGCACGACGGAGGCCGAGCTGGCGGACGCCGCACAGCTCTCCTCGCTCGCCGACGAGACGCCCGAGGGCCGCTCCGTCGTCGTACTGGCCAAGGACAAGTACGGGCTTCGCGAGCGTCACCAGGGCGAGCTCGTCGGGGCCGACTGGGTCGGCTTCACCGCACAGACCCGGATGTCGGGTGTGGACGTCGAGGGACGCAGGATCCGCAAGGGTGCGACCGGCTCGGTCGTCGCCTGGGTCGAGGAGCGGGGCGGCACCGTCTCGCCGGACGCCCGCACGCTCACGGACCGGATCTCCCAGGCGGGCGGCACGCCGCTGCTCGTCGCCGTCGACGACGAGCAGGGCGCCCGGGTCCTCGGCGTCATCCATCTCAAGGACGTCGTCAAGGAAGGGATGCGGGAGCGGTTCGACGAGCTGCGCCGGATGGGCATCCGGACCGTGATGATCACCGGTGACAACCCGCTGACCGCGAAGGCCATCGCCGAGGAGGCGGGGGTCGACGACTTCCTCGCCGAGGCCACGCCCGAGGACAAGATGGCCCTCATCAAGCGTGAGCAGGCGGGCGGCAAGCTCGTCGCGATGACCGGTGACGGCACCAACGACGCGCCCGCGCTGGCCCAGGCCGACGTCGGCGTGGCGATGAACACCGGTACCTCGGCCGCCAAGGAGGCCGGGAACATGGTGGACCTGGACTCCAACCCGACCAAGCTCATCGAGATCGTGGAGATCGGCAAGCAGTTGCTGATCACCCGCGGCGCGCTGACGACCTTCTCGATCGCCAACGACGTCGCGAAGTACTTCGCGATCATCCCGGCGATGTTCGCGGTGGTCTACCCGGGCCTGGACAAGCTGAACATCATGCAGCTGTCCTCGCCGGAGTCCGCGATCCTGTCCGCGGTCATCTTCAACGCGCTGATCATCATTGCGCTGGTGCCGCTCGCCCTGAAGGGCGTGCGCTACCGGCCGAGCAGCGCCGACTCGATGCTCCGCCGCAACATCGGGATCTACGGCCTCGGCGGCCTGGTCGCCCCGTTCATCGGCATCAAGATCATCGACCTGCTCATCTCCCTCATTCCCGGAATCGGCTGA
- the kdpA gene encoding potassium-transporting ATPase subunit KdpA encodes MSPVLAGVLQLLALVVALGLAYRPLGDYMAAVYSSKKHLRVEKWIYKSIGANPDTEMRWPAYLRGVLAFSAVSVLFLYLLQRVQGSLPGSLGFASIDPDQAFNTAASFVANTNWQSYYGEQAMGHVVQTGGLAVQNFVSAAVGIAVAVALVRGFARSRTGELGNFWSDLVRGTVRILLPISVVGAVALVACGAIQNFSGIHGVGQFLGGSQQWNGGAVASQEAIKELGTNGGGYFNANSAHPFENPNGLSNLLEIFLILVIPFALTRTFGRMVGSLKQGYAILATMGVIWLGFTALMMWTEFAHHGPAFDIAGGAMEGKETRFGVGGSSIFAVATTLTSTGAVNSFHSSFTGFGGGITMLGMQLGEIAPGGTGSGLYGMLIMAIIAVFIAGLMVGRTPEYLGKKIGTREIKLAACYILITPALVLCFTAAAMALPTPVNSMTNSGAHGFSEILYAYTSGANNNGSAFAGLNADTQWFNTTIGIAMLLGRFLPMVFVLALAGSLAEQKPVPATVGTLGTHKPLFTGLLVGTILIVTGLTFFPALALGPLAEGLAS; translated from the coding sequence ATGAGCCCCGTCCTTGCTGGTGTGCTCCAGCTGCTCGCGCTCGTGGTGGCGCTGGGTCTGGCGTACCGCCCTCTCGGCGACTACATGGCCGCCGTCTACTCCTCGAAGAAGCATCTGCGGGTCGAGAAGTGGATCTACAAGTCCATCGGTGCGAATCCTGATACGGAGATGCGGTGGCCCGCTTATCTGCGTGGTGTCCTGGCGTTCTCCGCGGTGAGCGTGCTGTTCCTCTATCTGCTGCAGCGTGTCCAGGGCAGTCTGCCCGGCTCGCTCGGCTTCGCCTCGATCGATCCGGACCAGGCGTTCAACACGGCGGCGTCGTTCGTCGCGAACACCAACTGGCAGTCGTACTACGGCGAGCAGGCGATGGGCCATGTCGTGCAGACCGGTGGTCTGGCGGTGCAGAACTTCGTGTCGGCCGCGGTGGGTATCGCTGTCGCGGTCGCGCTGGTGCGGGGCTTTGCCCGTTCGCGTACCGGTGAGCTCGGCAACTTCTGGTCCGACCTGGTGCGGGGCACCGTGCGGATCCTGCTGCCGATCTCGGTGGTGGGTGCGGTTGCCCTGGTGGCGTGCGGTGCGATCCAGAACTTCTCGGGTATCCACGGGGTCGGCCAGTTCCTGGGCGGCTCGCAGCAGTGGAACGGTGGTGCGGTCGCCTCGCAGGAGGCGATCAAGGAGCTGGGTACCAATGGTGGTGGTTACTTCAACGCCAACTCGGCGCATCCGTTCGAGAACCCCAACGGGCTGTCGAACCTTCTTGAGATCTTCCTGATCCTGGTCATTCCGTTCGCGTTGACCCGTACGTTCGGCCGGATGGTGGGCTCCCTGAAGCAGGGGTACGCGATCCTGGCGACGATGGGTGTGATCTGGCTGGGCTTCACCGCGTTGATGATGTGGACGGAGTTCGCCCATCACGGGCCGGCGTTCGACATCGCGGGTGGGGCGATGGAGGGCAAGGAGACCCGGTTCGGGGTCGGCGGTTCGTCGATCTTCGCGGTGGCCACCACGCTGACCTCGACCGGTGCGGTGAACTCCTTCCACTCCTCGTTCACCGGCTTCGGCGGCGGTATCACGATGCTGGGTATGCAGCTCGGTGAGATCGCTCCGGGTGGTACCGGGTCGGGCCTGTACGGCATGTTGATCATGGCGATCATCGCGGTGTTCATCGCGGGTCTGATGGTCGGTCGTACCCCGGAGTACCTCGGCAAGAAGATCGGTACCCGTGAGATCAAGCTTGCGGCGTGCTACATCCTGATCACTCCGGCGCTGGTGCTGTGCTTCACCGCTGCGGCGATGGCTCTGCCCACTCCGGTCAACTCGATGACGAACTCGGGTGCGCACGGGTTCTCCGAGATTCTGTACGCGTACACGTCGGGTGCCAACAACAACGGTTCGGCGTTCGCGGGTCTGAACGCGGACACGCAGTGGTTCAACACCACTATCGGGATCGCGATGCTGTTGGGCCGGTTCCTGCCCATGGTGTTCGTTCTGGCGCTGGCGGGTTCGCTCGCGGAGCAGAAGCCTGTCCCGGCGACCGTGGGCACGCTCGGTACGCACAAGCCGCTCTTCACCGGTCTGCTGGTCGGCACGATCCTGATCGTCACCGGTCTGACCTTCTTCCCCGCGCTGGCACTGGGACCGCTCGCCGAGGGGCTGGCGTCATGA
- the kdpF gene encoding K(+)-transporting ATPase subunit F: MTAENVVGLIVAVALLGYLVLALLYPERF, translated from the coding sequence GTGACTGCCGAGAACGTTGTCGGTCTGATCGTGGCCGTCGCTCTGCTGGGCTATCTCGTCCTCGCCCTTCTGTACCCGGAGAGGTTCTGA
- a CDS encoding DUF3710 domain-containing protein, whose protein sequence is MFGRRKKSGSAEDVADEAREAEQVVDELDDTDAAESGARRVNLPPAPRPDGPWDIDEVSQPGEGRVDLGGIFVPGVEGMELRVEVAGDAIVAATVVLRDSAIQLQAFAAPKKEGIWGEVREEIATGITKQGGIIDELEGPLGWELRAQVPVQLPDGTNGVQLVRFVGVDGPRWFLRGVISGQGAVQPEAAGLLETIFRDTVVVRGEGPMAPRDPIVLKLPNDAQMVPEGVQQEDQEGSKFSGGMGQLQRGPEITEVR, encoded by the coding sequence GTGTTCGGACGTCGCAAGAAGAGTGGTTCCGCCGAGGATGTGGCGGACGAAGCGCGCGAGGCCGAGCAGGTCGTCGACGAGCTCGATGACACCGACGCCGCCGAGAGCGGTGCGCGCCGGGTGAATCTCCCGCCGGCGCCGCGGCCGGACGGACCGTGGGACATCGACGAGGTCTCCCAGCCCGGCGAGGGCCGGGTCGACCTGGGCGGCATCTTTGTCCCCGGGGTCGAGGGCATGGAGCTGCGCGTCGAGGTCGCCGGAGACGCGATCGTCGCCGCCACTGTCGTGCTGCGCGACAGCGCGATCCAGCTGCAGGCCTTCGCCGCCCCCAAGAAAGAGGGCATCTGGGGCGAGGTCCGCGAGGAGATCGCCACCGGCATCACCAAGCAGGGCGGGATCATCGACGAGCTCGAGGGCCCGCTGGGCTGGGAGCTGCGGGCACAGGTCCCCGTACAGCTTCCGGACGGGACGAACGGCGTGCAGCTGGTGCGCTTCGTCGGCGTCGACGGGCCCCGCTGGTTCCTGCGCGGAGTGATCTCCGGTCAGGGAGCCGTGCAGCCGGAGGCCGCCGGACTGCTGGAAACGATCTTCCGGGACACCGTGGTCGTCCGTGGCGAGGGCCCGATGGCGCCGCGCGACCCGATCGTCCTCAAGCTCCCCAACGACGCCCAGATGGTGCCCGAGGGTGTGCAGCAGGAGGACCAGGAGGGCTCCAAGTTCTCCGGTGGCATGGGTCAGCTCCAGCGCGGACCCGAGATCACCGAGGTGCGCTGA
- the dut gene encoding dUTP diphosphatase, which translates to MRHPVDVLIRRVDPEVPIPAYGHPGDAGADLVTTEAAELAPGERVVLPTGVSIALPDGYAAFVHPRSGLAARCGVALVNAPGTVDAGYRGEIKVIVINLDPRETVRFERFDRIAQLVVQQVEKVRFHEVSELPGSARGEGGFGSTGGHATGDDVDGVRGGITQGGNSYASVVPDREGQ; encoded by the coding sequence ATGCGCCATCCCGTCGACGTACTGATTCGCCGGGTCGATCCGGAGGTGCCGATTCCGGCATATGGGCACCCGGGCGACGCGGGGGCCGACCTGGTGACCACCGAGGCCGCCGAACTCGCCCCCGGGGAACGGGTGGTGCTGCCCACCGGCGTGTCGATCGCCCTGCCCGACGGGTACGCCGCCTTCGTGCACCCGCGGTCCGGCCTCGCAGCACGCTGCGGAGTCGCCCTCGTGAATGCCCCGGGGACGGTTGATGCCGGGTACCGTGGAGAGATCAAGGTGATCGTCATCAATCTCGACCCGCGCGAGACCGTACGGTTCGAGCGGTTCGACCGGATTGCCCAACTGGTCGTCCAGCAGGTCGAGAAGGTGCGCTTCCACGAGGTGTCGGAGCTGCCCGGCTCGGCCCGGGGCGAGGGTGGTTTCGGATCCACCGGCGGGCATGCCACCGGTGACGATGTTGATGGCGTCAGGGGCGGGATCACCCAGGGCGGGAACAGCTACGCTTCGGTCGTACCCGACCGGGAAGGACAGTGA
- a CDS encoding PaaI family thioesterase yields MSGTSAALKPPAGAVKPVRHPDAPAPGELLGSHYEHCFGCGGGQAHGLHLQARAGEGVSVTAEFTVKPAHQGAPGLAHGGVLATALDETLGSLNWLLRVIAVTGRLETDFVRPVPVGTVLHLDAEITAVHGRKIYSRATGRIGGPDGPVAVRAEALFIEVKVDHFIENGRPAEIQAAMADPDQSKRVRAFEVNP; encoded by the coding sequence GTGAGTGGAACATCTGCGGCTCTGAAGCCGCCGGCCGGCGCGGTGAAACCGGTCCGGCACCCCGACGCCCCGGCCCCCGGCGAGCTCCTCGGTTCGCACTACGAACACTGTTTCGGTTGCGGTGGGGGGCAGGCACATGGCCTGCACCTCCAGGCGCGGGCCGGCGAGGGTGTGAGTGTCACCGCCGAGTTCACCGTGAAGCCCGCCCACCAGGGCGCTCCCGGTCTGGCGCACGGCGGCGTACTGGCCACCGCGCTGGACGAGACGCTCGGCTCGCTGAACTGGCTGCTGCGGGTGATCGCGGTGACCGGACGGCTGGAGACCGACTTCGTGCGTCCGGTGCCGGTGGGCACCGTGCTGCACCTGGACGCCGAGATCACCGCCGTGCACGGCCGGAAGATCTACTCCCGTGCGACCGGCCGGATCGGCGGCCCGGACGGGCCTGTCGCGGTCCGCGCCGAGGCCCTCTTCATCGAGGTCAAGGTCGACCACTTCATCGAGAACGGCCGCCCGGCCGAGATCCAGGCCGCGATGGCCGACCCGGACCAGTCCAAGCGTGTCCGCGCCTTCGAGGTGAACCCGTGA
- a CDS encoding DUF3093 domain-containing protein, with translation MQPSTPPFDERLTAPRSWWLIAFLIGVACALMLLPLGTLPLLAGLVGGTALASLAVSSYGSARIRVVAGALVAGDARIPVSALGTAEALDAEEARAWRSYKADTRAFMLLRSYIPTAVRVEVTDPQDPTPYVYLSTREPQALVAALTAVRA, from the coding sequence ATGCAGCCTTCCACCCCGCCTTTCGACGAACGTCTGACCGCGCCCCGTTCGTGGTGGCTCATCGCCTTCCTGATCGGCGTCGCCTGCGCCCTGATGCTGCTGCCGCTCGGCACCCTGCCGCTGCTGGCCGGCCTGGTCGGCGGCACGGCTCTGGCCTCGCTCGCGGTCAGCTCGTACGGCTCCGCCCGGATCCGGGTGGTGGCGGGCGCCCTGGTCGCGGGCGACGCCCGGATCCCGGTCTCGGCGCTCGGCACGGCCGAGGCGCTGGACGCCGAGGAGGCGCGCGCGTGGCGCTCGTACAAGGCGGACACCCGCGCGTTCATGCTGCTGCGCAGCTACATCCCCACGGCGGTACGGGTAGAGGTCACGGACCCCCAGGACCCGACCCCGTACGTCTATCTGTCGACCCGGGAGCCGCAGGCCCTGGTGGCGGCGCTCACGGCGGTACGGGCGTAG